GGTCGGTGTTCTCCTCGATGATGCCGGTCACCATGGCGTCGGTGCGGGGGTCGGCCAGCACCTCGAAGATGATCCGGAACGTCGTGTCGGCGACGAGGTCGACGACGTCGTCGTGGAAGGGCACGTAGCGCAGCCGACCGGTCACCGGGTCCTGCTTGACCTTCTCGAGGATCGTCGCCTTCAGCTCCTCCTCGCGCTCCCCGACGGCACGCGCGATGTTGGCGGTGTAGTGCCCCGTCTTCAGCACGGCGATCACCTCGTCGACCACCGCGATGGTCAGGGGAAGCTTCACGATGCGCACGATCGTGTCGATGAAGTGCTCCAGGATCGCGGCGGTGATGCGGTCGCCCAGGGCCCGGTCGGTGGCGCGGCCGAGCCGGGCGAGGATGACGACGATCCGGATCAGTCGGAACGCCCGCAGCTCCGGGTGGGCGAGGGGGATCATGCCGAGCACCTCGTACCAGTAGCGGAACGGGTACTTCCAGCCCCCGCGGTCGCGGTACCACCGGATGCCGAACTCGATCGCGAAGATGCCGCAGATGGCGGTGTCGATGCGGAAGACCCACGTCTCGGTGCGGTCGTCGACGTCCCAGATCGTCACCCACAGCAGGAGGACCACCGAGACGACCGCGAGCAGCAGCATCGCCCACTCGACGAAGCGCCGCGGGGGCTTGGTGGGGTAGGCGCTCAGCGGCGGCGTGGGCGACGACATGGGCACCAGTGTCCTGCACGGCCCATGGGGCGCGACGAGGCACAATGGTCGGGTGCCCCTCTACCGCGACGAGGCCGTCGTGCTCCGCACCCACAAGCTGGGCGAGGCCGACCGGATCGTCACCCTCCTGACCCGCCACCACGGCCGGGTCCGTGCGGTGGCGCGGGGCGTGCGGCGCACGACGTCGCGGTGGGGCTCGCGCCTCGAGCCGTTCACCCACGTCGACCTGCAGCTGGCCGACGGCCGCAACCTCGACACCATCACGCAGGCGGAGACGCTGACGCCGTTCGGGGCCGGCATGGGGCTCGACTACGACCGCTACACCGCCGGCACGGTCATGCTCGAGACGGCCGAGCGCTTCGTGATGGAGGAGAAGGAGCCGGCCGTCCAGCAGTTCCTGCTGCTCGTCGGGGGCCTCCGGGCGATGGCGACGGGCCAGCGGGCACCCGGGCACGTGCTGGACTCCTACCTGCTGCGCTCGCTCGCGGTGGCCGGCTATGCGCCCACGTTCGAGCACTGCGCGGGCTGCGGCATCGAGGGTCCCCACCGCTACTTCAGCAACGCCTCCGGCGGGGTGCTGTGCGTGACCTGCCGGATCCCGGGCTGCGCCACGCCGGCGCCTGCGACGCTCCTGCTCCTCGGCGCGCTGCTGACGGGCGACTGGCCCGAGGTCGAGCGCCTCACCACCACGGAGCCGCGCTGCGAGCGCGAGGCCAGCGGGCTGGTCGCGGCGTACCTCTCTTGGCACCTCGAGCGCGACCTGCGCTCCCTGCCGTACGTCGAGCGCGGACGCCCGCGCGGCGTGCAGGTCTGAGCCTCACTCCACCCAGCGGTCGACGGCCGCGTTGAAGCGCTGCAGCGAGCGGGCCAGCTCGTCCCGCTCCTCGGCCGACCAGTCGGCCATCATCTGCTCCAGCATCGCGCGCCGGTGCTCCCGCGCCTGGCGGATCGCGGTCTCGCCCTCCGGCGTCAGCGCGAGCAGGGCGGCGCGGCCGTCGTCGGGGTCGGGACGCTTCTCCGCGAGCCCGAGCCGCACCGCGGCCTGCGCCTGGCGGGTGACCGTCGAGGGGTTGAGGTGGTACGTCGCGGCGATCGCTCCCAGCCGCATCGGGCCCGTGTCGTCGAGCAGGCACAGGATGCCGTACGTCGAGCGGTCGAGCTCCGTGTCGCCGTGCGAGGTCTCCACGTGCACCGAGTTGGTGCGCCGGTAGAGGGTGAGCAGCTGCTGCTCGATCACCCGCTGGCTCGTCGGAGCCTGGTCCTCGGTCGTCACGTCACCTCCGTCGTCCCTGGCCTGGCTGGCGACCTTGGCGTCGTCCGGGTTCAGCATAGGCTGCACCCCTGTGAGCCGCCCCGTCCGATCGTCTGCCCGCCCGACCACGCGACCGCCCGTCCGGGCTCCTCGGCCGCACCCGTCGGGCGCCCGCCCCCCGGCGATCCCGGCGGAGCTCGTGCCCCACCACGTCGCCGTGGTCATGGACGGCAACGGGCGGTGGGCGCAGGAGCGCGGCCTCCCCCGCACGGCCGGCCACGAGGCGGGGGAGTCCTCGTTGTTCGACGTCGTCGAGGGCGCCATCGAGATCGGCGTGAAGGCGATCTCGGCCTACGCGTTCTCCACCGAGAACTGGTCGCGCTCCGCCGACGAGGTGCGGTTCCTCATGGGCTTCAACCGCGACGTCATCCGACGTCGTCGCGACGAGATGCACGAGCTGGGCGTGCGGGTGCGCTGGGCGGGCCGGGCGCCGCGCCTGTGGCGCTCCGTCATCAAGGAGCTGCAGGTCGCCGAGGAGCTGACCCGCGACAACGACGTGCTGACCCTGACGATGTGCGTCAACTACGGCGGTCGGGCCGAGCTGGCCGACGCCGCCCGTTCCATCGCGCAGGAGGTCGCGGCCGGCCGCCTCAAGGCCGACAAGGTCGACGAGCGCACCCTGGCCCGGCACCTCTACGTGCCCGAGCTGCCCGACGCCGACCTCGTGTGGCGCAGCTCGGGGGAGCAGCGGCTCTCGAACTTCGTGCTGTGGCAGGCGGCGTACGCCGAGATGGTGTTCACCGACGTGCTCTGGCCCGACGTCGACCGGCGGCACCTGTGGGAGGCCATCGAGGTCTACGCGCGGCGCGACCGCCGCTTCGGGAGCGCCTGAGCCCCGCGTCGTACCGGCCGGGGAGGCGGTTCCGCTCAGGAGCAGGCGGGACAGGTGCCGAAGATCTCCAGCGTGTGGCTGATGTCGGTGAAGCCGTGCTCGGCGGCGATGCCGGCCGTCCACCGCTCGACCGCCGGGCCCTCGACCTCCACCGTGGCCCCGCAGGAGCGGCACACGAGGTGGTGGTGGTGCGTGGCGGAGCAGCGGCGGTAGATCGCCTCGCCCTCCTCGCTGCGCAGCACGTCCACCTCGCCGGCGTCGGCGAGGAGCTGGAGCGTGCGGTAGACCGTCGCCAGACCGACCGACTCGCCCCGCTGACCGAGGAGCGTGTGGATCTCCTGCGCGGAGCGGAAGTCCTCGAACGAGGAGAGCACCTCGCTGACGGCGCGGCGCTGGCGGGTCGGACGGGTGCCGGGCACCCCGGGCGACACGCGGGCGGTCGAGTCGGTCATGCGGACAACCTACGCCCGCGCTCACGCCGTCGCAGCCAGGCCCCGAGCGGCCAGGCCAGCACGAACATGGCGAGCGCGAGGAGCACGATCGCGGGGCCGGGGGCCACCGTCGCGTGGAACGAGAGCTCCGCCGAGACCAGCAGACCGCCCACGCCCGCGACGAGGCCGACGAGCATGGCGATGAGCAACGTGCCCCGGAAGGAGCGGGCCACCTGCTGGCTCGCCGCCACCGGCACCACCATGAGCGCCGAGACGAGGAGCAGCCCCACGGTGCGCATGGCGACGGTCACCGTGACGGCCGCCAGCACGGCGATGAGCATGTTGTAGGCCCGCACCCGCAGGCCGGCCACCACCGCGAAGTCCCGGTCCTGCGCGACGGCGAAGAGCTGCGGGCTCAACCCGAGGCCGAGGAGGACGACCGCTGCGGCGAGCCCCATCGTGAACCACACGTCCGCGACCGAGATCGTGGTGAGGGAGCCGAAGAGGTACTGCTGCAGCCGCGCCGCGTTCTGCCCCGCGATGCCCGTGATCATGACGCCGGCGGCGAGGCCGCCGTAGAACAGCAGGGCCAGGGCCAGGTCCCCCGAGGTGTGCCCCCGCTCGCGGATCACCTCCAGCAGCAGGGCACCCAGCGCGGCCACGAGCACCGCGGTCCAGGTCGGCGACCACCCCGTGAGGAGCCCGATGGCGACGCCGGTCACGGCGACGTGGCCGATCCCGTCGCCCATGAGGGAGAGGCGGCGCTGCACGAGGTAGGTGCCGATCACCGGCGCGGCGATGCCGGTGGCGATCGCGGCGATGAGGGCACGCTGCATGAACTCGTAGCCGAGGAGGTCGATCACCGTCGCGCCCCCCGGTCCCCGTCGCCGCCGTCGAGCGGTCCGACCACTCCCGGCGCGACGTCGGAGTGCCCCGGCGGGCAGTCGTGGGGCGCGCGCTCGTGGGCGTGCTCGTCGCCGGGGTGGTGGGCGTGCTGGTCGTGCTCGGCGCCGTGGGGGAGGTGCTCCTCGACGGCGAGCGGGATGCCGGGCAGGTGACCGGGCAGGTGACCGGGCAGGTGGGCCGCGTGCACCTGCAGCTCCGTCAGCGGCAGCCCGTCGTAGGCCACCCGTCCGTCGCGCATGACGATGCACCGGTCGATGAGGTCGCCGACGGCGCCGATCTCGTGCACGACGAGCACGATGGTCGCGCCCCGCTGCGAGAGCAGGCCGAGGGCGTCGGCCAGCGCCCGCTGGTTGGGGAGGTCCACGCCCGCCATGGGCTCGTCGAGGAAGAAGACGTCCGGTTCCGCGGCGAGCGCGCGGGCGATGAGCACCCGCTGCTGCTGGCCGCCGGAGAGGGCGGTCACCGTGTCGCGGGCCCGGTCGGCCAGCCCGACCACCTCGAGCGCCTCCTGCACGGCGCGCCGGTCGGCCTGGCGCGCCGGCCGGAGCAGCCCGCGGCGCGAGATGCGCCCGGAGGTCACGACCTCGGCCACCGACGCCGGTACGCCGCTGGACGCGCCCGCTCGCTGCGGCACGTAGCCCAGGCGGCTGCGGTCCCGGAACCGGTCCACCTCGGTGCCGAACAGGCGCACCGTCCCGGAGGCGGCGGGCAGCAGGCCCGTCATGGCGCGCACGAGCGTCGACTTGCCCGACCCGTTCGGACCCATCAGGGCCACGAACTCGCCGGCGTCGACGCTGACGGAGACGTCGTGGAGAACGGCGCGGCCACCGAGCTCGACCGTGATCGAGTCGGTGGCCACGACGGGCGGAGCCTGGCTCAACAGCCGTTCGCCTCCACCAGTGCCTCGAGGTTGCTGCGCATGAGGGAAAGGTAGTCCTCGTCGGCCGTCTGGTCGGTGAGACCCTCGATCGGGTCGAGCACCGCCACCTCCAGCCCGGTGTCGGCGGCCAGGGCGTCGGCGTCGTGGGTCGACGCGAGCCGCTCCGCGAAGACGGTCGTGATGCCGTCCGACGCGATGAGCTCCTGCAGCTCCGCCAGCACCGCCGGCGTGGGCTCGGCGTCGGGCGTGATGCCGGTGATCGAGTGGAAGTCGAGGCCGTAGCGGTCCAGGTAGCCGAACGCGTCGTGGTTCACGACGACGACGTCGCGCTCGCAGGAGGCCAGGCCCTCGGCGTACTCCTGGTCGAGCGCCTCGAGCTCGGCGCGCACGGCGGCCGCGTTGTCCTCGTAGGTCCCGGCGTTGTCCGGGTCGATCTCGGCGAGGCGCCCTGCGACGGCGTCGCCCGCGTCGGCCAGGCGCAGCGGGTCGAGCCAGAAGTGGGGGTCGGTGTCGCCGTGGTCGTGGTCGTGCTCGCCCTCGGTGTGGCTCTCCTCGGTGTGGCTCTCCTCGGCGTGGCTCTCCTCGGCGTGGTCGTCGTGCGCGTGCTCGTCGTCGGCGTGCGCGTGCTCCTCGTCCCCGTGCGCGTCGTCCGCGTGCTCCTCGTCCCCGTGGTCGTGCTCCTCCTCGGAGGGCAGCAGCAGGTCGACGGCCGAGGCGAGGTCGAGGCTGCGGTCGCCCGCGGACTGCTCGACGGCCGCGTCGACCGACGGCTGGAACTCCGACAGGTAGACCACGAGGCCCGCGTCGGCGACCTCGCCGGTCTGGGCGACGCTCAGCTCGAGGTCGTGCGGCTCGCCGCCGGGCTCGACGAGGTTGACGACCTCGACGTCGTCGCCCGCCACCTGCTGCGTGATCCAGGTCAGGGGGTAGAACGCCGTCACGACGGTCCCGATGTCCCCCGAGGCGCTCGCGCCGCTGTCGCCGCTGTCCTCGCTCAGCCCGAGGGCGCCGCAGCCGCTGAGCAGCAGCGGGAGGGCGACGGCCGCGCCGAGGGAGCGTCGGAGGAGGGGGGAGCGTCGGATAGCCATGAGAGCGATTCTCAAGATCGATGAGAACGCTTGTCAACTCGCGACCGCTGTGACGTCCGACCCCGGGGGGCCCGACCGCCGCCGACCGCTGCTCGATAGCCTGCTCCGAGCAGCCGGCAGCCAGCTGGCGTCCCGTCCCCCCAGCAGGAGCAGCACTCGTGGCCAAGCCGCCCGCAACCACTGTCGACCACGTCGTCTCCCTCGCGAAGCGTCGAGGTTTCGTCTACCCCTGCGGGGAGATCTACGGCGGCACCCGCTCGGCCTGGGACTACGGCCCGCTGGGCGTGGAGCTGAAGGACAACATCAAGCGCCAGTGGTGGAAGGCGATGGTGCAGGGCCGCGAGGACGTCGTCGGTCTCGACTCCAGCGTCATCCTCCCGCGCCAGACCTGGGAGGCCTCCGGCCACGTCGCCACCTTCAGCGACCCGCTGACGGAGTGCCAGTCGTGCCACAAGCGGTTCCGCGCCGACCACCTGCAGGAGGCGTACGCCGAGAAGAAGGGCCTCGACGACCCCGACGCCGTCCCCATGTCGGACGTGGTGTGCGCCAACTGCGGCACGCGCGGCGCCTGGACCGAGCCGAAGCAGTTCTCCGGCCTCATGAAGACCTACCTCGGCGTGGTCGAGGACGAGTCCGGCCTCCACTACCTCCGTCCCGAGACGGCGCAGGGCATCTTCCTCAACTTCGCCAACGTCGTGACCTCGAGCCGCAAGAAGCCGCCGTTCGGCATCGCCCAGATCGGCAAGAGCTTCCGCAACGAGATCACGCCCGGCAACTTCATCTTCCGCACG
This Nocardioides alkalitolerans DNA region includes the following protein-coding sequences:
- a CDS encoding ion transporter is translated as MSSPTPPLSAYPTKPPRRFVEWAMLLLAVVSVVLLLWVTIWDVDDRTETWVFRIDTAICGIFAIEFGIRWYRDRGGWKYPFRYWYEVLGMIPLAHPELRAFRLIRIVVILARLGRATDRALGDRITAAILEHFIDTIVRIVKLPLTIAVVDEVIAVLKTGHYTANIARAVGEREEELKATILEKVKQDPVTGRLRYVPFHDDVVDLVADTTFRIIFEVLADPRTDAMVTGIIEENTDQIRAAVEARDHERHT
- the recO gene encoding DNA repair protein RecO; this translates as MPLYRDEAVVLRTHKLGEADRIVTLLTRHHGRVRAVARGVRRTTSRWGSRLEPFTHVDLQLADGRNLDTITQAETLTPFGAGMGLDYDRYTAGTVMLETAERFVMEEKEPAVQQFLLLVGGLRAMATGQRAPGHVLDSYLLRSLAVAGYAPTFEHCAGCGIEGPHRYFSNASGGVLCVTCRIPGCATPAPATLLLLGALLTGDWPEVERLTTTEPRCEREASGLVAAYLSWHLERDLRSLPYVERGRPRGVQV
- a CDS encoding MarR family transcriptional regulator is translated as MLNPDDAKVASQARDDGGDVTTEDQAPTSQRVIEQQLLTLYRRTNSVHVETSHGDTELDRSTYGILCLLDDTGPMRLGAIAATYHLNPSTVTRQAQAAVRLGLAEKRPDPDDGRAALLALTPEGETAIRQAREHRRAMLEQMMADWSAEERDELARSLQRFNAAVDRWVE
- a CDS encoding isoprenyl transferase; this encodes MSRPVRSSARPTTRPPVRAPRPHPSGARPPAIPAELVPHHVAVVMDGNGRWAQERGLPRTAGHEAGESSLFDVVEGAIEIGVKAISAYAFSTENWSRSADEVRFLMGFNRDVIRRRRDEMHELGVRVRWAGRAPRLWRSVIKELQVAEELTRDNDVLTLTMCVNYGGRAELADAARSIAQEVAAGRLKADKVDERTLARHLYVPELPDADLVWRSSGEQRLSNFVLWQAAYAEMVFTDVLWPDVDRRHLWEAIEVYARRDRRFGSA
- a CDS encoding Fur family transcriptional regulator produces the protein MTDSTARVSPGVPGTRPTRQRRAVSEVLSSFEDFRSAQEIHTLLGQRGESVGLATVYRTLQLLADAGEVDVLRSEEGEAIYRRCSATHHHHLVCRSCGATVEVEGPAVERWTAGIAAEHGFTDISHTLEIFGTCPACS
- a CDS encoding metal ABC transporter permease; this translates as MIDLLGYEFMQRALIAAIATGIAAPVIGTYLVQRRLSLMGDGIGHVAVTGVAIGLLTGWSPTWTAVLVAALGALLLEVIRERGHTSGDLALALLFYGGLAAGVMITGIAGQNAARLQQYLFGSLTTISVADVWFTMGLAAAVVLLGLGLSPQLFAVAQDRDFAVVAGLRVRAYNMLIAVLAAVTVTVAMRTVGLLLVSALMVVPVAASQQVARSFRGTLLIAMLVGLVAGVGGLLVSAELSFHATVAPGPAIVLLALAMFVLAWPLGAWLRRRERGRRLSA
- a CDS encoding ABC transporter ATP-binding protein — its product is MSQAPPVVATDSITVELGGRAVLHDVSVSVDAGEFVALMGPNGSGKSTLVRAMTGLLPAASGTVRLFGTEVDRFRDRSRLGYVPQRAGASSGVPASVAEVVTSGRISRRGLLRPARQADRRAVQEALEVVGLADRARDTVTALSGGQQQRVLIARALAAEPDVFFLDEPMAGVDLPNQRALADALGLLSQRGATIVLVVHEIGAVGDLIDRCIVMRDGRVAYDGLPLTELQVHAAHLPGHLPGHLPGIPLAVEEHLPHGAEHDQHAHHPGDEHAHERAPHDCPPGHSDVAPGVVGPLDGGDGDRGARR
- a CDS encoding metal ABC transporter substrate-binding protein, whose protein sequence is MAIRRSPLLRRSLGAAVALPLLLSGCGALGLSEDSGDSGASASGDIGTVVTAFYPLTWITQQVAGDDVEVVNLVEPGGEPHDLELSVAQTGEVADAGLVVYLSEFQPSVDAAVEQSAGDRSLDLASAVDLLLPSEEEHDHGDEEHADDAHGDEEHAHADDEHAHDDHAEESHAEESHTEESHTEGEHDHDHGDTDPHFWLDPLRLADAGDAVAGRLAEIDPDNAGTYEDNAAAVRAELEALDQEYAEGLASCERDVVVVNHDAFGYLDRYGLDFHSITGITPDAEPTPAVLAELQELIASDGITTVFAERLASTHDADALAADTGLEVAVLDPIEGLTDQTADEDYLSLMRSNLEALVEANGC